In Streptococcus parasuis, the following proteins share a genomic window:
- a CDS encoding DUF2798 domain-containing protein: MSKSIKDRLIFAGLMSLMMSSVMTAWNLWWADRLSFQIFVPAYLTAVLVSFIVVQIVNPLVSIWTVYLQTKISNVKQMNFLISGFRSILMGLAMGLFGLYMSKLPFQIPLYLTRFSRNIIISFPLSYFLVRPLAGKIVVRFHHNINN, from the coding sequence ATGTCGAAAAGCATAAAAGATAGGCTGATTTTTGCAGGTTTAATGTCATTAATGATGTCATCAGTGATGACTGCCTGGAACTTATGGTGGGCAGATCGGTTAAGCTTCCAGATATTTGTACCTGCCTATTTGACAGCGGTTCTCGTCTCATTTATTGTTGTACAAATTGTTAATCCACTGGTGTCTATATGGACAGTTTATTTACAAACCAAGATTTCAAATGTGAAACAAATGAACTTTCTAATTAGCGGTTTTCGTTCCATTCTTATGGGGCTTGCAATGGGGTTATTTGGTCTATACATGAGCAAGCTACCCTTTCAAATACCTTTGTATCTTACTCGTTTTTCTAGAAATATCATTATCTCATTTCCACTAAGTTATTTTCTAGTCCGTCCTTTAGCTGGAAAAATTGTCGTAAGATTTCATCATAATATAAATAATTAG